A window of Hyperolius riggenbachi isolate aHypRig1 chromosome 1, aHypRig1.pri, whole genome shotgun sequence contains these coding sequences:
- the LOC137545705 gene encoding vomeronasal type-2 receptor 26-like — protein sequence MKCPDEEWPNEEKNCCLSKLEEFLSYTNDSITVVFSSLSIHGFVLTGFIFGIFIYRRDTPIVKANNRNLSYVLLVSIMLSFLCVFFFLGPPVNVTCRLRVTTFGIIFSVAVSCLLAKTVMVFIAFKANKPGNSWKKWMGTKLSNCIMLVCSSVQVIICVTWVSISPPFQERDIYSYQEKIVIQCNEGSVIGFYSVLGYMGILAAVSFITAFLARTLPDSFNEAKYITFSMLVFCSVWIAMIPAYLSTKGKYMVAVQVFAMMTSSAGLLGCIFFQKCYIILLKLDHNTKTHLLGSKIKL from the coding sequence ATGAAATGTCCTGATGAAGAATGGCCAAATGAGGAGAAGAATTGTTGTCTTTCAAAACTGGAGGAATTTCTCTCCTACACTAATGACTCAATTACTGTAGTATTTTCATCTCTCTCCATCCACGGTTTTGTCCTGACTGGTTTCATATTTGGAATCTTTATATATCGCCGGGACACCCCCATTGTTAAAGCTAATAACAGGAACCTGAGCTATGTTCTCCTGGTCTCCATCATGCTGAGTTTCCTCTGTGTCTTCTTCTTCCTTGGACCTCCAGTAAATGTAACTTGTAGACTACGTGTGACAACATTCGGGATCATCTTCTCAGTTGCTGTGTCTTGTCTGCTTGCCAAAACTGTCATGGTTTTCATTGCTTTTAAGGCCAACAAACCTGGCAACTCCTGGAAGAAATGGATGGGAACCAAACTATCCAACTGTATAATGCTTGTGTGTTCATCTGTACAAGTCATAATCTGTGTCACTTGGGTGTCTATTTCTCCTCCCTTCCAGGAACGAGACATTTACTCCTATCAAGAAAAGATTGTCATTCAGTGCAATGAAGGGTCAGTTATTGGGTTCTACTCTGTCCTGGGATATATGGGGATTCTGGCAGCTGTTAGTTTCATTACAGCTTTCCTAGCTAGGACATTACCGGACAGCTTTAATGAAGCCAAGTATatcacgttcagcatgctggtgttctgcagtgtctggattgccatgatcccggcctatctgagcaccaaagggaaatacatggtggctgtgcaggTTTTTGCTATGATGACATCTAGTGCTGGACTTCTTGGCTGTATATTCTTTCAAAAATGTTATATAATACTGCTGAAGCTTGACCATAACACAAAAACTCACTTGCTTGGAAGCAAGATAAAATTATAG